TCGCCTTTACTGTCTGACTGCGAGTCGCTGGCGACGACACCGGAACGGCCGTCCCTGCCATAATCATCGAGGCTTCGGAATGTACGTGTCTGTTCAAGATCATCATCACCGGTACGCTCCCGCTCATCTATTTCGTCTGCGTAGCGCTGTTTTTGACGATCATCTTCATACCTTCTGACGGGATCGTCTCCACGGCGGTTCACCTGATTGTCTTCCAGGTCCCTCTCCATGTCGCGGCGTCGATCATATGCTCCATCGTCATCTGATGCCCTGCGCCTGTCATCCTGCACTCCGTCTTTTCTACGCGCATCTGTATCCCTTCTGCCTTCAAGTGGTTCCATATCGTCATCATGGGTGATGACACGATCTTTTCTGACGAACAGAAGGATCGCTGCAATGACGAAGAACAGTGGAATCAGTCCAGTAATGACAAATGCGATCATCGGAGCAGTCAGGATTCCTGCAATGAGCAGAAGGAATCCGGCGAGTATTCTGCGGCGCATCGTCAGCAGGCCAAAGAGGCCGAGGATCAATGGAATGGCGAGGTAAAGCGCCACAATCCAGACGTTATTCAGCCACCCGACGACCATGTTCGCAACTTCTCCAGGTGCTGCCCCAAGATCCTGACCCTGCTGGGCGATATTCTGGAATTCCGTCTCGAGCTGCTGCCTTACATTATCTACAAATGCAGCGTCATTCATGGTGACGAGTGAAAAGAATAGAATTAGTGCAGTAATCGCGAGCAGGCCGAGCCAGGCCAGCCATCCGAAAATCTTTTCAGCAATCCGGCTGACAGGTTCTACTGTTTGTGTGTAATTTTTTCTAGCCATGTTAACCTCCCAGATATTATGTCTTCATTTTGAATAATACCCTACCGTCGATATTTTAATCAACTCTGAGCGGTATATATGCCTAATGGATCATGTCACCCGAACGCTTCGGACACCTTCCGGATGACCATGACATTTTCAGACCGTTGCCGTTTTATCCTGTTACATTGGAAAAGAAAAAGCCTGTCCCCAATCGGGAACAGGCCTCGTGGGTGGATTTATATTCTGATGACATCGTCCTCGTCTGCATCTTTGAGCAGCTTGACCGCTGCATATGATTCAAGACCGCTGTTTGATTTGAACTCCTTGAAAACCGTCTTTTCCTCGGCCTTCCCTGGAACGACCGACTTGAACTTCCGGTACTTTTCATCAAGTTCCGCAGCAGTAACTCCTTCATCGTGAGCTTTTTCAACTGCTTCGAAAAATGCGACGACATCGATGATTTCATCTGTAGTCCACTCGACATCTATCGGGTAGCTGTATTCTTCCATATTCAGACTCCTATCTGCCAATATAATAAAAAAGGGCGCCCGGATGGGCACCCATGATCAGTCCTATTACATAGTGTGGATCGGTTTGCCGAGCACAACGTCTGCCGCTTCCATTGGAATTTCTCCAAGTGTCGGGTGGGCGTGGATTGTGAGGGCGATGTCTTCCGCAGTCATGCCGGTCTCCACTGCAAGACCAAGTTCAGCGATGATGTCGGAAGCTCCGGTACCTGCAACCTGGGCACCAAGAAGCAGACCGTCTTCTTTACGCGAAACCAGCTTGACGAAACCATCTGTTTCATTAAGACCCAGTGCACGGCCGTTGGCTGCGAATGGGAATTTTCCTGTCTTCACTTCGAATCCGGCTTCTTTGGCACTTGCTTCATTGTGGCCGACAGTAGCAAGCTCAGGCTCCGTGAAGCATACAGCCGGCATGCCGAGGTAGTCGACTTCGGACTTCTCTCCGGAGATGGCTTCCGCCGCAACTTTGGCTTCGTAGCTTGCTTTGTGCGCAAGTGGAAGACCTGGGACGATGTCGCCGATCGCAAAGATGTTCTTGATGGAAGTCCTGGACTGCTTGTCCACTTCAACGATGCCTTTATCCGTCATTTTGATTCCGAGCTCTTCAAGACCGAGTTCATCTGTGTTTGGACGGCGGCCGACTGTGACGAGCACGTAGTCCGCTTCGATCTCCTTCGTCTCGCCTTTGACTTCATAAGTCACCTTGACACCGTTCTCGGTCTCTTCGGCTTCTTTGGCCATCGCCTCAGTTTCGATCTTCACGCCTTTTTTCTTGAGGTTCTTCTTGACGAGCTGCGTCATCTGCTTTTCGAATCCGCCGAGGATGTCTTTTGCACCTTCAAGAATCGTCACTTCAGTACCGAAGTTCGCATAGGCTGTACCAAGCTCGGAACCGATGTAGCCGCCGCCGATTACGACGAGCTTTTCAGGTTTCTCCTCAAGTGCAAGCGCACCTGTGGAATCCAGTACACGCTCACCGAATTTGAAGCCTGGAATTTCGATTGGACGGGAACCTGTAGCGATGATCGCATTTTTGAACTCGTAGGTCTGGGACTGCTTTTCGTCCATGACTTTCATTTTGTTTTCATCGACGAAGTATGCTTCGCCTTTGACGATTTCAACCTTGTTACCTTTAAGCAGGCCTTCTACACCGCCGGTCAGCTTTTTGACTACGCTTTCCTTGAAGGATTGCACTTTTGAGAAATCAAGTTTGACATCTTCGGTGATGACACCCATATCTTCGGAATGCTGGGCCTGGTGGAAACGGTGTGAAGAAGAGATCAGAGCCTTGGAAGGAATACATCCAACGTTCAGACATACACCACCAAGAACATTCTTCTCGACGATCGTCACTTTCTGGCCGAGCTGTGCTGCGCGGATTGCTGCAACATAGCCTCCTGGGCCTGCGCCAACTACAATTGTGTCAGTTTCAATAGGAAAATCTCCAACTACCATCTGTAATTATCCCTCCATTAATAGTAATTCTGGATTGTTAAGCAAACGTTTAACATGGTTCAGGGCATTCTGTGCTGTCATACCATCAATCTGTCTGTGATCATAGCTGAGTGAAAGTGCAAGCACTGGTGCTGCAACGATTTCTCCATCTCTTACAATGGCCTTCTGTTCGATGCGGCCAATGCCGAGAATTGCAACTTCCGGCTGGTTGATGACAGGAGTGAACCACTGTCCACCTGCTGAACCAAGGTTTGAGATCGTCATGGATCCGCCCTTCATCTCTTCACCGGACAGCTTGCCATCACGTGCCTTCACAGCAAGATTGTTGATTTCATCGGAGATTTCAAACATGGATTTCTTGTCTGCATGCTTAACGACAGGCACGACAAGTCCGCGTTCCGTATCCGCAGCAATACCAACATTATAATAATGTTTCTGGATAACTTCAAATGTTTCATTATCGATTGAAGTGTTGAACTCAGGATATTTCTTGAGCATGGACACGAGTGCCTTCACGACATATGGGAGGAATGTGAGCTTGACGCCCTGCTCCTCTGCCACACCTTTGAATTTCTTCCTGTGGTCCCATAGGGCCTGTACTTCAATTTCATCGAGGTGCGTCACGTGAGGGGATGTCTGCTTGGAGTTCACCATTGCCTTCGCAATCGCTTTTCTCATGCCGCTCATCTTCTCGCGCGTCTCAGGGAACTCGCCTTCAGGCGCAGCCTGTTTCTCCTGCTTGCCTTCAGCCTGCTCTTCCTGTGCTTCGGATGCTTCCGCTTCCTCTTCGGAATCCGCGGATGTCTGGTCACCGTTCATGAATGCTTCTACATCCTCTTTCAGAACCCGGCCGTTTTTGCCGCTGCCTGATACTTCAGTGATGTCGACATCATTGTCGCGTGCGAACTTGCGTACGGATGGCATCGCGATGACGCGTCCACCGGATTTCTCTTCGCCGGAATCCTTGTCGTCCGTTTCCTCTTCAGAGGATTCCTCTTTTGTCTCTTCTTCTTTTTCTTCTTTTTTATCGGAAGATTCCTTTTTCTCTTCTTTCTTGTCCTCTTCCTTCTCTTCTTTCTCCTCTTTTTCCGGTTCTTCTTCACCGGAATCTTCGGAGCCGTCGTCGATCGTCACGATCGTCTCGCCGACGGTCGTTACTGTACCCTCTTCAACATGCAGTTTCTTGATTGTGCCGTCCACTGGGGATGGGATCTCAACAACCGCCTTGTCGTTCTGAACTTCCGCGAGTACATCGTCTTCCTTGATTTCATCGCCTTCTCCTATGAACCACTTGACGATTTCACCTTCATGGATACCTTCACCGATATC
The sequence above is drawn from the Salinicoccus roseus genome and encodes:
- a CDS encoding DUF4064 domain-containing protein codes for the protein MARKNYTQTVEPVSRIAEKIFGWLAWLGLLAITALILFFSLVTMNDAAFVDNVRQQLETEFQNIAQQGQDLGAAPGEVANMVVGWLNNVWIVALYLAIPLILGLFGLLTMRRRILAGFLLLIAGILTAPMIAFVITGLIPLFFVIAAILLFVRKDRVITHDDDMEPLEGRRDTDARRKDGVQDDRRRASDDDGAYDRRRDMERDLEDNQVNRRGDDPVRRYEDDRQKQRYADEIDERERTGDDDLEQTRTFRSLDDYGRDGRSGVVASDSQSDSKGEYVGREDDRYVDHNIDSQETTEPVTEEEYARRGGIGAERDDVDSNTRGGDLADRRGEDYDYGATRERRDNVNRRNNDTL
- a CDS encoding dihydrolipoamide acetyltransferase family protein, which produces MAFEFKLPDIGEGIHEGEIVKWFIGEGDEIKEDDVLAEVQNDKAVVEIPSPVDGTIKKLHVEEGTVTTVGETIVTIDDGSEDSGEEEPEKEEKEEKEEDKKEEKKESSDKKEEKEEETKEESSEEETDDKDSGEEKSGGRVIAMPSVRKFARDNDVDITEVSGSGKNGRVLKEDVEAFMNGDQTSADSEEEAEASEAQEEQAEGKQEKQAAPEGEFPETREKMSGMRKAIAKAMVNSKQTSPHVTHLDEIEVQALWDHRKKFKGVAEEQGVKLTFLPYVVKALVSMLKKYPEFNTSIDNETFEVIQKHYYNVGIAADTERGLVVPVVKHADKKSMFEISDEINNLAVKARDGKLSGEEMKGGSMTISNLGSAGGQWFTPVINQPEVAILGIGRIEQKAIVRDGEIVAAPVLALSLSYDHRQIDGMTAQNALNHVKRLLNNPELLLMEG
- the lpdA gene encoding dihydrolipoyl dehydrogenase — its product is MVVGDFPIETDTIVVGAGPGGYVAAIRAAQLGQKVTIVEKNVLGGVCLNVGCIPSKALISSSHRFHQAQHSEDMGVITEDVKLDFSKVQSFKESVVKKLTGGVEGLLKGNKVEIVKGEAYFVDENKMKVMDEKQSQTYEFKNAIIATGSRPIEIPGFKFGERVLDSTGALALEEKPEKLVVIGGGYIGSELGTAYANFGTEVTILEGAKDILGGFEKQMTQLVKKNLKKKGVKIETEAMAKEAEETENGVKVTYEVKGETKEIEADYVLVTVGRRPNTDELGLEELGIKMTDKGIVEVDKQSRTSIKNIFAIGDIVPGLPLAHKASYEAKVAAEAISGEKSEVDYLGMPAVCFTEPELATVGHNEASAKEAGFEVKTGKFPFAANGRALGLNETDGFVKLVSRKEDGLLLGAQVAGTGASDIIAELGLAVETGMTAEDIALTIHAHPTLGEIPMEAADVVLGKPIHTM
- a CDS encoding UPF0223 family protein, with the translated sequence MEEYSYPIDVEWTTDEIIDVVAFFEAVEKAHDEGVTAAELDEKYRKFKSVVPGKAEEKTVFKEFKSNSGLESYAAVKLLKDADEDDVIRI